In the Nitrosopumilus cobalaminigenes genome, ACCATTAATTTCTAATCCAATAACAGTATCAGAATCAGACATAAAACGAGAATCATCAACATTAGTAAATTTGGGATTGTCAATTGAAGGGATTCCATCTTTAGGAGGTCCTCCACCTTTGATTTTATCAAGAGGTATGCTGTGTTTGACGCCATCGGTTTCCATGACAGTCATTAAAGTAGGCTCAAAAACATCATTTGGTGAATTTGAAAATGCAGAATCATTTGAAAAGGCAGAATCGGTTTGTACAGAAATAGTGAAAAACGCAATTATAGCACCAACGACAATAATTGGTACAACTACCTTAGAATTCAATTTTGAATAATTTTAGTCATTAAATTATTAAAAAATTGTTCCAACTTTGATTCGGATTTGGACAAATCCTTTTAATAAATTTCTAAAGCGTTAATCCATGAATACAGAAGCAAGCCTAAAGGAAAATGTATTACATGACATCACACATTGGGGCATTAGTGCATCAATAGGAGTCATATTCATTGTACATAGTTTGAAAAAATTTGATCCCAGCTGGCAAGAATGGCTAATCAGCATAGGTATTCCACCAGAATTACAACTCCCAATAGCGTTAGCAGAATTCATTGGAGGTATTTTCTTAGTTACAGGAGTACTTACTAGAATTACAAGTTCAGTATTTGCAGGGATTTTACTTGGTGCTATATTTCACATTAGATGGGAAAATGGATTTTTTGTTTCCAAAGGAGGATGGGAATGGGATCTTGTAATGCTAGCTGCAGTTCTTGCAATTATAGTTGCAGGGCCAGGAAGAATTTCAATTGCTCACGTAGTGAAAAAAATTCCCAGATTCTTACAATAATTATTTAATTTGTTTATTTAATTCTGTAAGGAATTTTTTTATTTTTGGTTTTGGAACAACTGCACCGCATGCTTTATCATGTCCACCACCAGAACCACCAAGACTTGTTGCTAAAAGATTGACAATTTTCCCCAAGTGAACTTTACAATTTTTAGAACCCCTCACAGATACAGCATAAATTCCATGGTCCACTCTTTCTTTGTATGCAACACCTACATCCTTACCAGATAAACCCATAACAAAATTCACTGCACCACTTGCTCCAGCATCTAAAATTTCCATATGACCCAGATTTTTCATAGTTTTCATACCTTTCTTTACTTTAGCAATCATTTGAGATAGTTTTTCTACTTGAATCTGTGCAAATTCAAAAGTATTTGGGATATCATGAGGGAATTTAGATTCAGCTAATTCTTCAACTAAGTATTGTAGATAATCTGGTTCTTTTTGGTGTCCTACAATATTGTAAGTCATTACAGTGGCACTGATCAATGCAAATTGTCTATCATAGATTTGTAATAATTTGGAACCAATCGGTCTGTCTTCCATGTAATCGGTAATAGCAGCACAAGTTGCAACAAAGGATGCATGATCATTAAGTTTTGAAGTATAAGCATTGTAAACTTGAACAGTAGTACATTCATTGATATCATGAATAACTTTAACTTTGATCTTTTCTAGTGCCTTTACAACATTAGGATCAATATCGTGATGATCAATGTAGGTGACTGAAACTTTGTTTTTTCTCAAAGTTGTTAAAATGTCAATAAATTCATCTTGTGTTTTTTTACTTAATCCTAAATCACAAATAAATAATGACTTTAACTTTTCATCTGAAACTACTTGGTTTAATGCTTCCATTTGTCCAGGGTAATCAACTAAGATTGCATCTCCACCAAATGCTTGACGGATAAGAGCTGCAGAGCTAATACCATCACAGTCTTCTTTATGTGAAATGCAGATAACTTTAGTTCGTTTTGATTTTACTGCTTTTTTAGTTGGTTTTTTGGTTGTAATTTTTCTAGTTACTTTTTTTATGGTTGTTTTTTTAGTTGGTTTTTTGGCAGCTGTTTTTTTAGTTACTTTTTTTCCAGTTGTTTTTTTAGTTGCTTTTTTTGCAGTTGTTTTTTTAGTTTTAGTGGCTGCCAATACAAATTGAAAAATCACCAACCCTCATTTAAATGAAGAAAGTAAAACTAGGATTTCTTTGAAGGTTTTTTGATGCTTTGATTTACCAATGAACTTGAATCAAGATAAACGTCATAAAATGACAAACCATCCATCTGAGTTTGATGATCAATTTCTTGAATTTTCTTCAACTCTTCAGATGATGCGTTTAAGACCATATCATCTAATTTTTTCAAATGTTCTCGCTCTTTAGGAGTCACTAAATTTTGATTAAAAATTCTCATTTATGACCAAAAGTTGCCATATTAGACTAATTACTAAACTTCATAGACATAATTTTAGCGAAAATATAATAGAAGATTTCCTTGTAGGCTCATTATGGAGACAAAAAACATAGGTCTGCGAGGAATTGAAGTTGCAGATACCAGAATTTCCAACATTGATGGGGAAAAAGGCAAACTAATCTATCGAGGATTCGATATTTTAGATCTTACTAAAAATTCAACATTCGAGGAAACAGCATATCTCTTACTATATGATCAATTACCAAACAAACTACAATTAGATGAATTTAATTCAAAATTAGTCGATGCCAGATACATTCCAAAACAGATGCAAAAGAATATGGGAAATTGGAGAAAAGACGCAGACCCAATGGACATGCTTCAAGCTTTTGTGTCTGCTCTTGCAGGATACTATGATGAAGAATTTTCAAATAAAGATGCAAGTTATGATAAAGCTATCAATCTAATTGCCAAAGTTCCAACAATTGTTGCAAGCTGGCAAAGAATAAGAAATGGGTTAGAGCCAGTGGAACCTGATTCATCACTTGGTCATGCTGCAAATTTCCTATACATGATGTTTGGAGAAAAACCAGACCCCGAAGTTGAAAGAATATTCGATGTTTGTTTAATTCTTCATGCAGACCATACTTTCAATGCATCAACTTTTACAGCTAGGCAAGTTGCATCTACAAGAGCACACATGTATTCAGCAGCTAGTGCTGCAATAGGTGCACTTAGTGGAGAATTACATGGAGGAGCAAATACAGAAGTCATGAAAATGCTCTTAGAAATTGGAGATATAAACAAAGTAGAACCCTGGATTAAAGAAAAAATGTCGGAAGGAGATAGAATTATGGGGATGGGTCATGCAGTTTACAAAACATATGATCCTAGAGCACAAGTACTAAAAGAATTATCATGTAAACTTGCCGAAAAAACTAAAGAGCCATGGTTTGACATTACAGAAAAAGTGGAAACTACAACAATTTCTGAAATGAAATCACAAAAAGACAGAGACATTTATCCAAACGTAGACTTGTACAGTGCATCATTATATTACATGTTAAAAATTCCAATGGACCTCAATACTCCAATCTTTGCAATTTCAAGAGTAGTAGGATGGGCAGCTCACATTATCGAAGAAAAGTTTGCAGAAGCTGCACCTAAACCAGCACTATACAGACCAAAGGCAACATATGTCGGAAAATACTGTGGACCCGAAGGTTGTGAATATCAAACACTAGACTTGAGAAAATAGATTTAGTTTCTTGTACTTAGCCAATCTTTAGCTTTTGAGTTTACATCGTGTTTGTACAACACTTCAAAAACCATATCATAAAATGTGATACCTTTTTTCTGAGCCTGATCATCAAGCCACTTGATTCCGTCAGCTAATTCTGGATCATATTCTGAAAATTCCACTAATTCATCTACCATTTTTGAGAAGAATGCGTGAGATTCAAGCATGAATACATCTTTCAAACTATGATCATAAGTAAGGTATTCAAATTATATAGACAAAAGACCCCTTTTTGGTTGACAATTGCACCATGTTTTCTACCTAGATGGAAATGCAAGGAAAACTTCATGGGTTATTCAGACAAACGAATCAATTTCTGAACAAAGCCGTGAACATATAGAAATGTATAAAGATAAAATTTCAAATTTACAATCAAAATATGTTGCATTACACATTGGCTTGTTTTGGGGGATTGGAGTATTCATAATAAAAAATGATGATCATGTCAAGGTAAAATTAGATGATGAAAAACTGTTTGAACAACTTACAGTAAATCAAAATATCAATAATGAGTTCATTGTAAAGAGAATTAAATTTATCAATCAATTAATCGCTCAAAGGAAATTAAAGGTAGAATATGAGTTAATTCAACAAGAAAACAACCTAGCAAAAAAAACACTTGATGCAAAAGAGCTTAAGACCAAAAACGATTAGTTACTTGGTGAGAGCTCATTTGCAGTTTGTAATCATATTTAGTACTAGATTGATAAAAGAAATATCTGTTCATTAACATTGACAACACTTTGTCTTCAATTAGAGCGATCTTATGAGATTTTCAAAGGATTGATAAGAATGCTGTAAATATTTCATAGAATTAAAGAAGATTAAGAATAGAGTCAGATTTTGACGATTAGATTTATTTAGATCTTAGCAAGTCATGGATCAATTATGGCAGGTATAGACAAAGCAGCTGTAGTATTCTCAATTGCAATAGCCCTAGCAGGTGTAGGAATTGCAGTTGCAGGAGACGCTGCACAGAACAATCCAACATATTCTGCTCCTGTAGAGGCAACTCCAAAAGTTTCAACTGAAACTTCAAAGTCAGAACCTCAAGCAGATCCATTTGCAGGAATTGCTGAAAAAGTAAAATCAGGAGATAGTATGAAGGAAGAAAAAGCTGTAAAACTGGAAGAAAAAGTCATCATGAAAGATCCTAAGGTTGAAAAACCAATGGTGAAAGAAGAGAAACCAATGGTGAAAGAACCAACAGGACCAACAACTCACACAGTTGATATCCCAGTAGGTACTTCAGTTCCAGGATGTGAAGAAAGTAATGCATGTTACTTACCAGCAGACATCACAATCAATGCTGGCGATACAGTAGAATGGATTAATGTCGACACAGCAGCACACACAGTAACTGGCGGAAGTCCAGCCGATGGACCATCTGGCGTATTTGATAGTAGCCTAGTCATGGCAGATGCAGTTTATGCATTTACATTTGATGACGCAGGTAGCTACGATTACTTCTGTATGGTACATCCATGGATGGTCGGCAGTGTCACAGTGAACTAACCAAGAAAAAATTCTTTTTTTCTTATTTTATTTGATTCTTCCTTATTGTTCTGTTGTATGCCACACCAAATCTGTGAGTTTCATCACGAGCATATTGTAAAATTTTCAAAGATGATTTGTATTTTGGAATAATTATTGGATTTTTGTTTTTAGGTACATAGACTTCTTCATTTTCTTTTGCCAATGAAATACAAGATAAATCTAATCCGAGGGATTTTAGAGAATTTATTGCAGCACTGAGTTGACCTTTACCGCCATCAATTACAATCAAATCAGGTAATTCTGAATTTTCTTCAAGCAATCTATAATATCTTCGTTTAATTATTTCACCAATCATTGCAAAATCATCTCTGCCAGAAACAGTTTTAATTTTGAATTTTCTGTATCCAGATTTATTTGGGATGCCACCAACAAATCTAGCCATTGACCCTACAGCAAAGTCTTCACCATGGTTAGAAATATCAAAACATTCAATGATGTTAGGAATTACAGACAGATTCAAAATTTCTTTTAGTTCAACCAATCCAGGATCCCCACCCTTAGAATGAACTAACTTGATATTTTTTAAAATTAAATTAATAATATCTTTTTTCTTGCCTTTTGTAGGAATAGAAATTTTTACATTTAATCCAGATTGTTCAGAAAGTAGAGATTCTAGCAATTTTTTATTTTCTGGAAGTTCACTTACAAGAACGAGTTTTGGAATTTTATGTGTGGAATAATATTGAAACAAAAAATTTGAAAAGGAATTATCACCAACTAAATCAAAAAAGAATTTGTCACTATCTCGAATAACGCCATTAATCATTCTAAAATTCATCACGATTGCAGATTGTTCTTGAATTCCAATCCCAAAATATTCCTCATCAGAGTTTTCAACATATTCCATTTTTTGTTTAGTTTGAAGACTTCCAAGCCTAATCAGAGTGTCACGGATGTCTTTTGCACGCTCAAATTGTTGTAATTTTGCAGCCTGTTGCATTTCTTCTTCTAATTTTTTAGTGAAAATTTTGGTTTGATTTTTACCTTTTAGAACATCTTGTAAAGCTGCAACATGTTTTGGATATCGTTCCTGAGCATCTTTAAATTCACAGGGCCCCTCACAATTTCCTAAATGATATTCCAAACAGACTTTTTTTGGAAGTGTTTTACAAATTCTAATTTGGAATGCTTTTCGCAATGCACCTATAGTAAGTAATTTTGAACTACCTTGAGTGAAAGGTCCAAAAGTTTTTCCCTTACCTAAAAATTTACCATCCCTAGTTCTTCTAGAAACTAATAGTCGAGGATATTTTTCATCTGAAATTCTTAGGTAGGTGTATCTTTGTTGATCTTTTAATTCAATGTTGAATCGTGGGCGATATTTTTTGATCATGTTTGATTCTAAAAGAAAAGCTTCACTTTCATTATCAGTTAAAACAAATTCAATTTCAGAAATATTTTCAACTAGTTTTTGAGTTTTGTAATTTTGATTTTTGTTAAAATATGATCTTACTCTGTTTTTCAAATTTTTGGCTTTACCAATATAGATAATTTTTCCATCAATATCCTTCATCAAATAGATTCCAGGATCGGTAGGAATCGTGATTTTAGATATATCAAAAGTCATTTTTTTAGTAATTTCTTAAGATACTTTCCAGTATAACTTCCAGGAGCTTTTGAAATTTCTTTAGGAGTACCAGTGGCTACAACTTTGCCACCTTCATCCCCACCTTCTGGACCTAAATCAATTAGCCAATCAGAATTTTTGATAACATCCATGTTATGCTCAATAACAACTACAGAATTTCCCAAGTTTACCAAGCGGTTAAGAACATCTAATAATTTTTGAACATCTGCAAAATGCAAACCTGTTGTAGGCTCATCTAAGATGTAAAGGGTTTTTCCAGTTCCTCTTTTTGATAATTCAGATGCAAGTTTTACTCTTTGAGCTTCTCCCCCAGATAATGTTGTAGAAGATTGTCCAAGTTTGATATAACCTAATCCAACATCATATACTGTTTGTAATTTACGTTTTATTGCAGGGATATTTTCAAAGAAATTTAATGCTTCATAAACAGTCATGCTCAATACATCTGAAATATTTTTGCCCTTGTACAATACAGACAAAGTTTCAGTGTTGTATCTTTTGCCTTTACATTCATCGCATTTAACATAAACATCAGATAAGAATTGCATTTCAATTTGTTTTACACCATCACCATCACATGCAAAACACCTACCATCAGCTACATTGAAAGAAAATTGTCCAGGTGCATATCCACGTTCTTTTGATAATGCAGTATTTGCATATAGTTCTCGTATTGGAGTAAACGCACCAATGTAGGTTGCAGGATTTGAACGTGGAGTTCTTCCAATAGGGGATTGATCAATGGCAATGACTTTATCAATATTTTCCAAACCAGATATTTCTTTATGTGCACCAGACCTGACATTAGATTTGTAAAAGTGATTTTCTAATGATTTTAATAAAATATCATTTATCAGAGTTGATTTTCCAGAACCAGATACGCCAGTAACTGAGACAAATAATCCAAGAGGTATTTCTACATCAATATCTTTTAAATTATTTTCAGAAGCTTTCTTTATTATAATAGAACCTGATGGATTACGAATTTTCTCATCTAAATTTATCAAAGAATTGTCTTTCAAATATGAGCCGGTAACAGATTTCGTATCTTTTAGAATTTGATTAACCGTACCTTCAAAGACAACATTTCCCCCATGAACTCCCGCTCCCGGACCCAAATCCACCATCCAGTCTGAATTTCGTATAACTTCTTCGTCATGCTCTACAACAATAACAGTATTTCCCAGATTTCGTAGCTTATTTAGCGTTTTAATGAGTCGAGTATTATCTCTTTGATGTAAACCAATAGTAGGTTCATCTAGTACATACAAGACACCAGTCAAATTAGAACCAATTTGAGTAGCAAGTCTAATTCGTTGTGATTCACCACCAGATAATGTTGAACTTAGTCGGTTCAAGGTTAAATAATTTAATCCAACGTTCATCAAAAATTCAAGGCGTTCCTTAATTTCTTTTAGGACATCTCGTGCAATGTATTGCTCATTTGCAGTTAGTTTCAATGAAGAAAAGAAATCATAGCAATGATCAATTGACATATCACAAACATCCATTATACCCTTTTCATTTATTTTCACAGCAAGTGATTCTGGTTTAAGTTTTTTACCATCACAAGTATTACATGGAGTGTCTCTCATGAATTGTTTCAACCACTCTCTTTTTGATTCAGAATCAGTTTCCATAAATGTACGTTGAAGATTTGATAATACACCCTCAAACGTATTTGTTGATTGCCAAGACGAATCGCCAGATTTTGAACGATATGTAAAATCAATTAATGCATCCGTGCCATGCAATATAATTTGTAGATGTTTGGGTTTTATTTTATCAAAAGGAGTCATCAAGTCAAACCCAAATTTTTTACCAACTGCTCTTAGTGCTTGTCGTCGGAATGCAGAGAATCTTCCACTCCAAGGAACTATAGCCCCATCTAAAATGGATTTTGATTTATCTGGAACAACCAAATCAGCATCAAACTCCATTTTTACACCCAACCCATTACATGTTTTACACATTCCAAATGGAGAATTAAATGAAAAAGATCTTGGTTCTAACTCACCTACAGTTAATCCACAATATGGGCATGCATTATTTTGTGAGAAAATTTTTTCTGATTTATCAGTGGCAATCATCACATCACCTTTGGATGCTTTGATAGCAGTTTGCATTGCTTCAAAAAGTCGTGATCTTTCAGATTTGTCAGTAGTTATTCTATCAACTACAATCTCAATATTGTGCCACTTTTGCCTGTCAAGGGGTGGAATATCATCATCTAGGCTCAAAATTTCACCATTTAGGCGTATTCTAGAATATCCATCTTTTTTGATCTGCTCAAATAATTTTTCATATGTGCCTTTTTTCCTCTGCACAATAGGGGCCAAAATTAGAATTTTTTTCCCTGCAAAATCTTTCAATACAGAATCACATATTCTTTCTACTGATTGAGTTGAAACTTTCCGACCACAATTTGTACAATAAGGAATTCCAATTCTAGCAAACAATAATCTCATGTAATCATAGATTTCAGTTGTAGTACCAACTGTAGAACGTGGATTTTTACTAGTTGTTTTTTGTTGTATTGAAATTGCAGGAGATAAACCTTCAATTGAATCCACATCAGGTTTATCCATCATTTCTAAAAATTGACGTGCATAAGCTGAAAGGGATTCAACATACCTTCTCTGACCTTCAGCATAAATTGTGTCAAATGCCAAAGTAGATTTTCCTGAACCAGATAATCCACTAATTACTACAAGTTTGTTTTTTGGAATATCAATATCTAAATTTTTTAAATTATGATGACGAGCACCACGAATTTTTAATTTATTTTCGGTCATTTTTAAATTCAATCTCCTTTTCTAGTCTTTTTATTCTATCTCTGCATTCAATTGCACGCTCAAAATCTAATTCTTCAGAATATTTTTTCATTTGTGCATCTAGATCAATAACTTCTGTTGCAAGATCATGTACAGATTTTAGTTTTGAATCATCTAGTGATACTTCTTGTTCAGGTACAGATTTGATAATTGTTTTAGGAATAATGTTATTTTCTTTATTGTATTGCATTTGTTTTTCTCTACGACGTTTAGTTTCATTCACTGCATTTTTCATTGATTGGGTAGTGTTATCAGCATACATTATGACGGTTCCATTAGAATTTCTTGCAGCACGCCCACAAGTTTGAATCAAGCTAGTAAAATTTCTCAAAAATCCTTCCTTGTCAGCATCCAAAATAGCAACTAAAGACACTTCAGGGATGTCAAGGCCTTCTCTGAGAAGATTAATTCCCACTAGAACATCAAATTCACCTAGACGTAATTGCCTAATTATCTCAGTTCTCTGTAATCCTTCAATTTCAGAATGCATGTATCTTACTCTAACCTGTTTTTTGGAAAGATATTCAGCCAAATCTTCAGCCATTCGTTTGGTCAAAGTAGTAACTAAAACACG is a window encoding:
- the uvrA gene encoding excinuclease ABC subunit UvrA; this translates as MTENKLKIRGARHHNLKNLDIDIPKNKLVVISGLSGSGKSTLAFDTIYAEGQRRYVESLSAYARQFLEMMDKPDVDSIEGLSPAISIQQKTTSKNPRSTVGTTTEIYDYMRLLFARIGIPYCTNCGRKVSTQSVERICDSVLKDFAGKKILILAPIVQRKKGTYEKLFEQIKKDGYSRIRLNGEILSLDDDIPPLDRQKWHNIEIVVDRITTDKSERSRLFEAMQTAIKASKGDVMIATDKSEKIFSQNNACPYCGLTVGELEPRSFSFNSPFGMCKTCNGLGVKMEFDADLVVPDKSKSILDGAIVPWSGRFSAFRRQALRAVGKKFGFDLMTPFDKIKPKHLQIILHGTDALIDFTYRSKSGDSSWQSTNTFEGVLSNLQRTFMETDSESKREWLKQFMRDTPCNTCDGKKLKPESLAVKINEKGIMDVCDMSIDHCYDFFSSLKLTANEQYIARDVLKEIKERLEFLMNVGLNYLTLNRLSSTLSGGESQRIRLATQIGSNLTGVLYVLDEPTIGLHQRDNTRLIKTLNKLRNLGNTVIVVEHDEEVIRNSDWMVDLGPGAGVHGGNVVFEGTVNQILKDTKSVTGSYLKDNSLINLDEKIRNPSGSIIIKKASENNLKDIDVEIPLGLFVSVTGVSGSGKSTLINDILLKSLENHFYKSNVRSGAHKEISGLENIDKVIAIDQSPIGRTPRSNPATYIGAFTPIRELYANTALSKERGYAPGQFSFNVADGRCFACDGDGVKQIEMQFLSDVYVKCDECKGKRYNTETLSVLYKGKNISDVLSMTVYEALNFFENIPAIKRKLQTVYDVGLGYIKLGQSSTTLSGGEAQRVKLASELSKRGTGKTLYILDEPTTGLHFADVQKLLDVLNRLVNLGNSVVVIEHNMDVIKNSDWLIDLGPEGGDEGGKVVATGTPKEISKAPGSYTGKYLKKLLKK
- a CDS encoding cupredoxin domain-containing protein; the protein is MAGIDKAAVVFSIAIALAGVGIAVAGDAAQNNPTYSAPVEATPKVSTETSKSEPQADPFAGIAEKVKSGDSMKEEKAVKLEEKVIMKDPKVEKPMVKEEKPMVKEPTGPTTHTVDIPVGTSVPGCEESNACYLPADITINAGDTVEWINVDTAAHTVTGGSPADGPSGVFDSSLVMADAVYAFTFDDAGSYDYFCMVHPWMVGSVTVN
- a CDS encoding DHHA1 domain-containing protein; translation: MAATKTKKTTAKKATKKTTGKKVTKKTAAKKPTKKTTIKKVTRKITTKKPTKKAVKSKRTKVICISHKEDCDGISSAALIRQAFGGDAILVDYPGQMEALNQVVSDEKLKSLFICDLGLSKKTQDEFIDILTTLRKNKVSVTYIDHHDIDPNVVKALEKIKVKVIHDINECTTVQVYNAYTSKLNDHASFVATCAAITDYMEDRPIGSKLLQIYDRQFALISATVMTYNIVGHQKEPDYLQYLVEELAESKFPHDIPNTFEFAQIQVEKLSQMIAKVKKGMKTMKNLGHMEILDAGASGAVNFVMGLSGKDVGVAYKERVDHGIYAVSVRGSKNCKVHLGKIVNLLATSLGGSGGGHDKACGAVVPKPKIKKFLTELNKQIK
- a CDS encoding DoxX family protein encodes the protein MNTEASLKENVLHDITHWGISASIGVIFIVHSLKKFDPSWQEWLISIGIPPELQLPIALAEFIGGIFLVTGVLTRITSSVFAGILLGAIFHIRWENGFFVSKGGWEWDLVMLAAVLAIIVAGPGRISIAHVVKKIPRFLQ
- the uvrC gene encoding excinuclease ABC subunit UvrC; this translates as MTFDISKITIPTDPGIYLMKDIDGKIIYIGKAKNLKNRVRSYFNKNQNYKTQKLVENISEIEFVLTDNESEAFLLESNMIKKYRPRFNIELKDQQRYTYLRISDEKYPRLLVSRRTRDGKFLGKGKTFGPFTQGSSKLLTIGALRKAFQIRICKTLPKKVCLEYHLGNCEGPCEFKDAQERYPKHVAALQDVLKGKNQTKIFTKKLEEEMQQAAKLQQFERAKDIRDTLIRLGSLQTKQKMEYVENSDEEYFGIGIQEQSAIVMNFRMINGVIRDSDKFFFDLVGDNSFSNFLFQYYSTHKIPKLVLVSELPENKKLLESLLSEQSGLNVKISIPTKGKKKDIINLILKNIKLVHSKGGDPGLVELKEILNLSVIPNIIECFDISNHGEDFAVGSMARFVGGIPNKSGYRKFKIKTVSGRDDFAMIGEIIKRRYYRLLEENSELPDLIVIDGGKGQLSAAINSLKSLGLDLSCISLAKENEEVYVPKNKNPIIIPKYKSSLKILQYARDETHRFGVAYNRTIRKNQIK
- a CDS encoding citrate synthase, which codes for METKNIGLRGIEVADTRISNIDGEKGKLIYRGFDILDLTKNSTFEETAYLLLYDQLPNKLQLDEFNSKLVDARYIPKQMQKNMGNWRKDADPMDMLQAFVSALAGYYDEEFSNKDASYDKAINLIAKVPTIVASWQRIRNGLEPVEPDSSLGHAANFLYMMFGEKPDPEVERIFDVCLILHADHTFNASTFTARQVASTRAHMYSAASAAIGALSGELHGGANTEVMKMLLEIGDINKVEPWIKEKMSEGDRIMGMGHAVYKTYDPRAQVLKELSCKLAEKTKEPWFDITEKVETTTISEMKSQKDRDIYPNVDLYSASLYYMLKIPMDLNTPIFAISRVVGWAAHIIEEKFAEAAPKPALYRPKATYVGKYCGPEGCEYQTLDLRK